Proteins encoded within one genomic window of Sphaerisporangium krabiense:
- a CDS encoding TetR/AcrR family transcriptional regulator has protein sequence MTVWDRPEPPTRPAPLDRARIVAAAIALADEGGLEAVSLRKVAARLDVGPMRLYGYISTKEELFDLMVDEVHAEILPEERPGDWREALRGHGHRARRAALRHEWLADLLGGRPSLGPNAFAVAEGTLAALDGLADLDTVMRAVETVSAYINGAIRREITNLRAERATGLSKLDWQRAHGPHVSRMLATGRFPAVAKAVYDGTEVEAETSFTTGLDWVLDAVAAKLTQPPE, from the coding sequence ATGACCGTGTGGGACCGGCCGGAGCCGCCGACTCGCCCCGCCCCGCTCGACCGGGCGCGAATCGTCGCCGCCGCCATCGCGCTGGCCGACGAGGGCGGGCTGGAGGCGGTGTCGTTGCGCAAGGTCGCCGCCCGGCTCGACGTCGGCCCGATGCGGTTGTACGGCTACATCTCCACCAAGGAAGAGCTGTTCGACCTCATGGTGGACGAGGTCCACGCCGAGATCCTCCCCGAGGAGCGGCCCGGCGACTGGCGGGAGGCGCTGCGCGGCCACGGCCACCGCGCCAGGCGAGCGGCCCTCCGTCACGAATGGCTGGCCGACCTGCTCGGCGGCCGCCCGAGCCTGGGCCCGAACGCCTTCGCCGTGGCAGAGGGCACGCTGGCCGCCCTCGACGGCCTCGCCGACCTCGACACGGTCATGCGCGCCGTGGAGACCGTCAGCGCCTACATCAACGGCGCGATCAGGCGCGAGATCACGAACCTGCGCGCCGAGCGCGCCACGGGCCTGTCCAAGCTCGACTGGCAGCGCGCCCACGGCCCACATGTGAGCAGGATGCTGGCCACGGGCCGCTTCCCCGCGGTGGCCAAGGCCGTGTACGACGGCACGGAGGTGGAAGCCGAGACGTCCTTCACGACCGG